The following coding sequences lie in one Isoptericola variabilis 225 genomic window:
- the gcvP gene encoding aminomethyl-transferring glycine dehydrogenase, with translation MTHHPAGSSAHDPDVFADRHVGPRGHEVRAMLDQLGYDSLDELVDAAVPKAIRTERPLDLPPARSEAEVLDHLREIAAKNQVKRQMIGLGYYGTVTPPVIRRNVLESPAWYTAYTPYQPEISQGRLEALLNFQQVVEDLTGLEIAGASLLDEATAVAEAVALMWRASRAKSGYVVLDADLFPQSLAVTRGRAEAIGLPVVVARLDDGLAAGLEEVVSDGGTLPEGDLVGVVLQQTGASGRVLDARGVVAEAKERGALVTMATDLLALTMLVSPGELGADVAVGSAQRFGVPLFYGGPHAAYMAVRKGLERQLPGRLVGVSVDADGAVAYRLALATREQHIRREKATSNICTAQALLAIVASMYAVYHGPEGLRAIGERVHGRAVTVAAGLRAAGVEVEHDVFFDTVRAVVPGRAHQIGAAAVEAGYNLYIADADHVQIACDETTTAEDVDAVLALFGAHAGDAAEDLGVPEALLRTTDYLTHPVFSTHRSETAMLRYLRSLSDKDLALDRTMIPLGSCTMKLNATAEMEPISWPEFADIHPFVPADQARGYAELVERLEARLAEITGYAAVSVQPNAGSQGEFAGLLAIKAYHASRGEAERDIVLIPASAHGTNAASAALAGLRVEVVATAEDGEILLDDLRAKLEQHGELVAGIMITYPSTHGVYEEHVREVCDLVHEAGGQVYIDGANLNALVGLARPGEFGGDVSHLNLHKTFCIPHGGGGPGVGPVAVAEHLVPFLPGDPTPGARAGEPGAGEGIAPVSAAPHGSAGILPISYAYLALMGPDGLTHASKTAVLAANYVAARLDGHFPVLYSGANGLVAHECILDLRQITAETGVTAEDVAKRLIDYGFHAPTMSFPVAGTLMVEPTESEDLAELDRFVDAMIAIRGEIDAVASGRWPLEDSPLRNAPHTAASVMADEWTRPYPRELAAFPVASLRAQKYWPPVRRIDGAKGDRNLVCACPPPAAYADAR, from the coding sequence GTGACCCACCACCCCGCGGGATCCTCCGCCCACGACCCCGACGTCTTCGCCGACCGCCACGTCGGCCCGCGCGGGCACGAGGTCCGCGCGATGCTGGACCAGCTGGGCTACGACAGCCTGGACGAGCTGGTCGACGCGGCGGTGCCCAAGGCGATCCGCACCGAGCGCCCGCTCGACCTGCCGCCGGCCCGCAGCGAGGCCGAGGTGCTCGACCACCTGCGCGAGATCGCCGCGAAGAACCAGGTCAAGCGCCAGATGATCGGGCTCGGCTACTACGGGACCGTCACTCCCCCGGTCATCCGCCGCAACGTGCTCGAGTCGCCGGCCTGGTACACCGCGTACACGCCGTACCAGCCCGAGATCTCGCAGGGCCGCCTCGAGGCGCTGCTCAACTTCCAGCAGGTCGTCGAGGACCTCACGGGCCTGGAGATCGCGGGCGCGTCGCTGCTCGACGAGGCGACCGCGGTCGCCGAGGCCGTCGCGCTCATGTGGCGGGCCTCGCGCGCGAAGAGCGGCTACGTCGTGCTCGACGCCGACCTCTTCCCGCAGAGCCTCGCCGTCACGCGGGGCCGCGCCGAGGCGATCGGCCTGCCGGTCGTGGTCGCGCGGCTCGACGACGGTCTGGCCGCGGGCCTCGAGGAGGTCGTGTCCGACGGCGGCACGCTGCCCGAGGGCGACCTCGTCGGCGTCGTGCTCCAGCAGACCGGCGCGTCCGGCCGCGTGCTCGACGCGCGGGGCGTCGTCGCGGAGGCCAAGGAGCGCGGCGCGCTCGTCACCATGGCGACCGACCTGCTCGCGCTCACGATGCTCGTCTCCCCCGGCGAGCTCGGCGCCGACGTCGCGGTCGGCTCGGCGCAGCGATTCGGGGTCCCGCTGTTCTACGGCGGCCCGCACGCCGCGTACATGGCGGTCCGCAAGGGGCTCGAGCGCCAGCTGCCCGGTCGCCTCGTGGGCGTGTCGGTCGACGCCGACGGCGCGGTGGCCTATCGCCTCGCGCTCGCGACGCGCGAGCAGCACATCCGCCGCGAGAAGGCGACGTCGAACATCTGCACCGCCCAGGCCCTGCTCGCGATCGTGGCGTCGATGTACGCGGTGTACCACGGCCCCGAGGGCCTGCGGGCGATCGGCGAGCGCGTGCACGGCCGGGCCGTCACCGTCGCGGCGGGGCTGCGCGCGGCGGGCGTCGAGGTCGAGCACGACGTCTTCTTCGACACCGTCCGGGCCGTCGTCCCGGGCCGCGCGCACCAGATCGGCGCCGCCGCCGTCGAGGCCGGGTACAACCTGTACATCGCGGACGCCGATCATGTACAGATCGCGTGCGACGAGACGACGACGGCCGAGGACGTCGACGCGGTGCTCGCGCTCTTCGGCGCGCACGCCGGCGACGCGGCCGAGGACCTCGGTGTCCCGGAGGCGCTGCTGCGCACCACGGACTACCTCACGCACCCCGTCTTCAGCACGCACCGCTCGGAGACGGCGATGCTGCGCTACCTGCGCTCGCTGAGCGACAAGGACCTCGCGCTCGACCGGACGATGATCCCGCTCGGCTCGTGCACGATGAAGCTCAACGCGACGGCCGAGATGGAGCCGATCAGCTGGCCGGAGTTCGCCGACATCCACCCGTTCGTGCCGGCCGACCAGGCCCGGGGCTACGCCGAGCTGGTCGAGCGGCTCGAGGCCCGGCTCGCCGAGATCACCGGCTACGCCGCGGTGTCGGTCCAGCCCAACGCCGGCTCGCAGGGCGAGTTCGCGGGCCTGCTCGCGATCAAGGCGTACCACGCGTCGCGCGGCGAGGCGGAGCGTGACATCGTGCTCATCCCCGCCTCGGCGCACGGCACCAACGCGGCGTCGGCGGCCCTCGCGGGCCTGCGCGTCGAGGTCGTGGCCACCGCCGAGGACGGCGAGATCCTGCTCGACGACCTGCGCGCCAAGCTCGAGCAGCACGGCGAGCTCGTGGCCGGGATCATGATCACCTACCCGTCGACGCACGGCGTCTACGAGGAGCACGTGCGCGAGGTCTGCGACCTTGTACACGAGGCGGGCGGTCAGGTGTACATCGACGGCGCCAACCTCAACGCGCTCGTCGGGCTCGCGCGCCCGGGGGAGTTCGGCGGCGACGTCTCGCACCTCAACCTGCACAAGACGTTCTGCATCCCGCACGGCGGCGGAGGCCCCGGCGTCGGGCCCGTGGCGGTGGCCGAGCACCTCGTCCCGTTCCTGCCGGGCGACCCGACGCCGGGCGCGCGCGCGGGCGAGCCGGGCGCGGGGGAGGGGATCGCGCCCGTCTCCGCGGCGCCGCACGGGTCGGCGGGCATCCTCCCGATCTCGTACGCCTACCTCGCGCTCATGGGCCCCGACGGGCTCACGCACGCCTCCAAGACTGCGGTGCTCGCGGCCAACTACGTCGCCGCGCGCCTCGACGGCCACTTCCCGGTGCTCTACTCGGGCGCGAACGGCCTCGTGGCGCACGAGTGCATCCTCGACCTGCGGCAGATCACCGCCGAGACGGGCGTGACGGCCGAGGACGTGGCCAAGCGCCTCATCGACTACGGCTTCCACGCCCCGACGATGTCGTTCCCCGTCGCGGGCACGCTCATGGTCGAGCCGACCGAGAGCGAGGACCTCGCGGAGCTCGACCGGTTCGTCGACGCGATGATCGCCATCCGCGGCGAGATCGACGCCGTCGCGTCGGGCCGCTGGCCGCTCGAGGACTCGCCGCTGCGCAACGCCCCGCACACCGCGGCGTCGGTCATGGCGGACGAGTGGACGCGGCCGTACCCGCGCGAGCTCGCCGCGTTCCCGGTCGCGAGCCTGCGCGCCCAGAAGTACTGGCCGCCGGTGCGCCGCATCGACGGCGCCAAGGGCGACCGCAACCTCGTGTGCGCGTGCCCGCCGCCGGCGGCCTACGCCGACGCCCGCTGA